One Colius striatus isolate bColStr4 chromosome 7, bColStr4.1.hap1, whole genome shotgun sequence DNA segment encodes these proteins:
- the RMDN3 gene encoding regulator of microtubule dynamics protein 3 isoform X1, translating into MKFSSSPCPPAVPSTRVPDGAGDGVMYVPLLAPEEQLDVLEGLDFVLRNIAELRREVQELRDALQQLAAQILSEVRAHLEESQRASRRRRFPFPRERSDSTGSSSIYFTASSGAAPTDDGESEGGYSTANAESDYERESEDGEDEVSGETVRAAHRDSLDLVGEDEAQLGSAPSPEEGLGQLLRQADRLHGGGERDKREGFQLLLNNKLAYAEHRDFAWRLARAHSDMCELAGDADEKRSYASDGKEELEVALQKWDQSAECHQWFAVLCGQLAEHEGIQKRIHSGRVFKEHIDKAIELKPEDPKSHYLLGRWCYQVSHLGWLEKKTASALFEAPPTATIEEALQSFLRVEELSPGFSKAGRAYIAKCYRDLGNKTAALLWMDLASELPVNTKEDLESERELQEMHSAWEE; encoded by the exons ATGaagttttcctcctctccttgtcctccagcagtgcccagcacaCGGGTTCCTGACGGGGCAGGCGATGGGGTGATGTACGTGCCCCTCCTGGCAcctgaggagcagctggatGTGCTGGAGGGGCTGGACTTCGTGTTGAGAAACATTGCAGAGCTCAGAAGAGAAGTGCAGGAGCTCCGGGacgccctgcagcagctggcagccCAGATCCTCAGTGAAGTCAG GGCCCATCTGGAGGAAAGCCAGCGAGCAAGTCGCCGGCGGCGGTTCCCGTTTCCTCGCGAGAGAAGCGACTCCACGGGCTCCAGCTCCATCTACTTCACAGCCAGCTCAGGAGCAGCCCCCACGGACGATGGCGAGAGCGAGGGAGG GTACAGCACAGCCAACGCCGAGTCCGACTACGAGCGGGAGAGCGAGGACGGGGAGGATGAAGTGAGCGGTGAGACCGTGAGAGCTGCCCACAGGGACTCCCTGGACCTCGTTGGCGAGGATGAAGCGCAGCTGGGCTCAGCCCCCTCTCCggaggaggggctggggcagctcctgcgGCAGGCTGACCGCCTGCACGGCGGCGGCGAGCGGGACAAGAGGGAGGGattccagctgctgctcaacAACAAGCTGGCG TATGCAGAGCACAGGGACTTCGCGTGGCGCCTGGCCCGAGCACACAGCGACATGTGCGAGCTCGCGGGGGACGCGGACGAGAAGAGGTCGTACGCCTCTGACG GGAAAGAAGAGCTAGAGGTTGCCTTGCAGAAATGGGACCAAAGTGCCGAGTGCCATCAGTG GTTCGCTGTGCTGTGCGGGCAGCTGGCGGAACACGAGGGCATCCAGAAGCGCATCCACTCGGGCCGTGTTTTTAAG GAGCACATTGACAAAGCCATTGAGCTGAAACCAGAGGATCCAAAGTCTCACTACCTTTTGGGCAGGTGGTGCTATCAG GTCTCCCACCTGGGATGGCTGGAAAAGAAGACTGCCTCAGCTTTGTTTGAAGCCCCTCCCACAGCCACCATAGAGGAGGCGCTGCAGAGCTTCTTACGG GTCGAGGAGCTGAGCCCTGGCTTCTCCAAAGCAGGGAGAGCATACATTgccaag tgTTACAGGGACCTGGGGAACAagactgcagctctgctctggatGGATCTTGCTTCAGAGCTGCCTGTGAATACAAAAGAG GACTTGGAGAGcgagagggagctgcaggagatgcACTCGGCCTGGGAAGAGTAA
- the RMDN3 gene encoding regulator of microtubule dynamics protein 3 isoform X4: MKFSSSPCPPAVPSTRVPDGAGDGVMYVPLLAPEEQLDVLEGLDFVLRNIAELRREVQELRDALQQLAAQILSEVRAHLEESQRASRRRRFPFPRERSDSTGSSSIYFTASSGAAPTDDGESEGGYSTANAESDYERESEDGEDEVSGETVRAAHRDSLDLVGEDEAQLGSAPSPEEGLGQLLRQADRLHGGGERDKREGFQLLLNNKLAYAEHRDFAWRLARAHSDMCELAGDADEKRSYASDGKEELEVALQKWDQSAECHQCTESLFFCFPCLVAVLGCRTEVRCAVRAAGGTRGHPEAHPLGPCF, from the exons ATGaagttttcctcctctccttgtcctccagcagtgcccagcacaCGGGTTCCTGACGGGGCAGGCGATGGGGTGATGTACGTGCCCCTCCTGGCAcctgaggagcagctggatGTGCTGGAGGGGCTGGACTTCGTGTTGAGAAACATTGCAGAGCTCAGAAGAGAAGTGCAGGAGCTCCGGGacgccctgcagcagctggcagccCAGATCCTCAGTGAAGTCAG GGCCCATCTGGAGGAAAGCCAGCGAGCAAGTCGCCGGCGGCGGTTCCCGTTTCCTCGCGAGAGAAGCGACTCCACGGGCTCCAGCTCCATCTACTTCACAGCCAGCTCAGGAGCAGCCCCCACGGACGATGGCGAGAGCGAGGGAGG GTACAGCACAGCCAACGCCGAGTCCGACTACGAGCGGGAGAGCGAGGACGGGGAGGATGAAGTGAGCGGTGAGACCGTGAGAGCTGCCCACAGGGACTCCCTGGACCTCGTTGGCGAGGATGAAGCGCAGCTGGGCTCAGCCCCCTCTCCggaggaggggctggggcagctcctgcgGCAGGCTGACCGCCTGCACGGCGGCGGCGAGCGGGACAAGAGGGAGGGattccagctgctgctcaacAACAAGCTGGCG TATGCAGAGCACAGGGACTTCGCGTGGCGCCTGGCCCGAGCACACAGCGACATGTGCGAGCTCGCGGGGGACGCGGACGAGAAGAGGTCGTACGCCTCTGACG GGAAAGAAGAGCTAGAGGTTGCCTTGCAGAAATGGGACCAAAGTGCCGAGTGCCATCAGTG CACTGAGAGCCTGTTCTTTTGTTTCCCATGTTTGGTGGCTGTGTTGGGCTGCAGGACAGAG GTTCGCTGTGCTGTGCGGGCAGCTGGCGGAACACGAGGGCATCCAGAAGCGCATCCACTCGGGCCGTGTTTTTAA
- the RMDN3 gene encoding regulator of microtubule dynamics protein 3 isoform X3, whose product MKFSSSPCPPAVPSTRVPDGAGDGVMYVPLLAPEEQLDVLEGLDFVLRNIAELRREVQELRDALQQLAAQILSEVRAHLEESQRASRRRRFPFPRERSDSTGSSSIYFTASSGAAPTDDGESEGGYSTANAESDYERESEDGEDEVSGETVRAAHRDSLDLVGEDEAQLGSAPSPEEGLGQLLRQADRLHGGGERDKREGFQLLLNNKLAYAEHRDFAWRLARAHSDMCELAGDADEKRSYASDGKEELEVALQKWDQSAECHQWFAVLCGQLAEHEGIQKRIHSGRVFKVSRRDVLVCVSAWDNTRFCSGTAGMLQGKRMQSHCSTGHV is encoded by the exons ATGaagttttcctcctctccttgtcctccagcagtgcccagcacaCGGGTTCCTGACGGGGCAGGCGATGGGGTGATGTACGTGCCCCTCCTGGCAcctgaggagcagctggatGTGCTGGAGGGGCTGGACTTCGTGTTGAGAAACATTGCAGAGCTCAGAAGAGAAGTGCAGGAGCTCCGGGacgccctgcagcagctggcagccCAGATCCTCAGTGAAGTCAG GGCCCATCTGGAGGAAAGCCAGCGAGCAAGTCGCCGGCGGCGGTTCCCGTTTCCTCGCGAGAGAAGCGACTCCACGGGCTCCAGCTCCATCTACTTCACAGCCAGCTCAGGAGCAGCCCCCACGGACGATGGCGAGAGCGAGGGAGG GTACAGCACAGCCAACGCCGAGTCCGACTACGAGCGGGAGAGCGAGGACGGGGAGGATGAAGTGAGCGGTGAGACCGTGAGAGCTGCCCACAGGGACTCCCTGGACCTCGTTGGCGAGGATGAAGCGCAGCTGGGCTCAGCCCCCTCTCCggaggaggggctggggcagctcctgcgGCAGGCTGACCGCCTGCACGGCGGCGGCGAGCGGGACAAGAGGGAGGGattccagctgctgctcaacAACAAGCTGGCG TATGCAGAGCACAGGGACTTCGCGTGGCGCCTGGCCCGAGCACACAGCGACATGTGCGAGCTCGCGGGGGACGCGGACGAGAAGAGGTCGTACGCCTCTGACG GGAAAGAAGAGCTAGAGGTTGCCTTGCAGAAATGGGACCAAAGTGCCGAGTGCCATCAGTG GTTCGCTGTGCTGTGCGGGCAGCTGGCGGAACACGAGGGCATCCAGAAGCGCATCCACTCGGGCCGTGTTTTTAAGGTGAGCAGGAGGGACGTGCTGGTTTGTGTGTCAGCATGGGACAACACTCGCTTCTGTAGTG GCACAGCAGGGATGTTGCAGGGCAAGAGGATGCAGAGTCACTGCAGCACGGGCCATGTGTAG
- the RMDN3 gene encoding regulator of microtubule dynamics protein 3 isoform X2, which produces MYVPLLAPEEQLDVLEGLDFVLRNIAELRREVQELRDALQQLAAQILSEVRAHLEESQRASRRRRFPFPRERSDSTGSSSIYFTASSGAAPTDDGESEGGYSTANAESDYERESEDGEDEVSGETVRAAHRDSLDLVGEDEAQLGSAPSPEEGLGQLLRQADRLHGGGERDKREGFQLLLNNKLAYAEHRDFAWRLARAHSDMCELAGDADEKRSYASDGKEELEVALQKWDQSAECHQWFAVLCGQLAEHEGIQKRIHSGRVFKEHIDKAIELKPEDPKSHYLLGRWCYQVSHLGWLEKKTASALFEAPPTATIEEALQSFLRVEELSPGFSKAGRAYIAKCYRDLGNKTAALLWMDLASELPVNTKEDLESERELQEMHSAWEE; this is translated from the exons ATGTACGTGCCCCTCCTGGCAcctgaggagcagctggatGTGCTGGAGGGGCTGGACTTCGTGTTGAGAAACATTGCAGAGCTCAGAAGAGAAGTGCAGGAGCTCCGGGacgccctgcagcagctggcagccCAGATCCTCAGTGAAGTCAG GGCCCATCTGGAGGAAAGCCAGCGAGCAAGTCGCCGGCGGCGGTTCCCGTTTCCTCGCGAGAGAAGCGACTCCACGGGCTCCAGCTCCATCTACTTCACAGCCAGCTCAGGAGCAGCCCCCACGGACGATGGCGAGAGCGAGGGAGG GTACAGCACAGCCAACGCCGAGTCCGACTACGAGCGGGAGAGCGAGGACGGGGAGGATGAAGTGAGCGGTGAGACCGTGAGAGCTGCCCACAGGGACTCCCTGGACCTCGTTGGCGAGGATGAAGCGCAGCTGGGCTCAGCCCCCTCTCCggaggaggggctggggcagctcctgcgGCAGGCTGACCGCCTGCACGGCGGCGGCGAGCGGGACAAGAGGGAGGGattccagctgctgctcaacAACAAGCTGGCG TATGCAGAGCACAGGGACTTCGCGTGGCGCCTGGCCCGAGCACACAGCGACATGTGCGAGCTCGCGGGGGACGCGGACGAGAAGAGGTCGTACGCCTCTGACG GGAAAGAAGAGCTAGAGGTTGCCTTGCAGAAATGGGACCAAAGTGCCGAGTGCCATCAGTG GTTCGCTGTGCTGTGCGGGCAGCTGGCGGAACACGAGGGCATCCAGAAGCGCATCCACTCGGGCCGTGTTTTTAAG GAGCACATTGACAAAGCCATTGAGCTGAAACCAGAGGATCCAAAGTCTCACTACCTTTTGGGCAGGTGGTGCTATCAG GTCTCCCACCTGGGATGGCTGGAAAAGAAGACTGCCTCAGCTTTGTTTGAAGCCCCTCCCACAGCCACCATAGAGGAGGCGCTGCAGAGCTTCTTACGG GTCGAGGAGCTGAGCCCTGGCTTCTCCAAAGCAGGGAGAGCATACATTgccaag tgTTACAGGGACCTGGGGAACAagactgcagctctgctctggatGGATCTTGCTTCAGAGCTGCCTGTGAATACAAAAGAG GACTTGGAGAGcgagagggagctgcaggagatgcACTCGGCCTGGGAAGAGTAA